The Helianthus annuus cultivar XRQ/B chromosome 11, HanXRQr2.0-SUNRISE, whole genome shotgun sequence region aaacgagtGTTGCAATCCAAAGTGTCGCTCCGCCGCATTGCGCGGGCACCAAACTAGTAACATTATATGACCAAATATTTGTCTTAGGTTATTCTGTTACATGTGTATAATTTTATACAACCCCATGTAAGGGTGTAAGGGTGAACGGGGCGTTCTCGGGGAGTGCCATCGGTGAGCcatttccccgatcgggaacaccgccgccatcaacgcggggtcccgaatcggggTGGGTTTTGATTGTGGGTTCACCGATTGATTTTGCGCGTGGATCGAGAATTGACCGTTTACCAACGGtcgaatttttaaaaaaaaatcaattttttttaaaacaatatatatactaACCAATCTTAAttcattttttaccacattcacaaCAAACCAACACCAAAATTCTCAAATTTATATCTTTCAaacacaaaatggattccaagttcccgtttctttctaccctacccgactttcccgacgatggagatgcgtcgtcaagcgatagtagcttagttttcttccaaaatctcatccaacaagcggagctactagacacggcatcgtctagtaaaaaaaaatatgtccgtcgagatcgtgtgGGGGGCCACGAGACACTAATGGCCgattattttgatgaaaatccaaaatttagtgaagatacttttcgtcacaggtttcgtatgtccaagtctttgttcctaaaaattgttagtgacgtggaagcgtatgacgagtggtttcaagaaggcttagacgggagaatgaagaaaagctttacaccgttgcaaaaggttacttcggcaattaaacaacttgcaaccggtaacccaccagacgagggggacgagtatttaaatatgtctgaaaggacctctcgtgagtgccttgaatatttctgcgagacggtatgtaaaaggtatggcggtgaatgtattttttttttctagttcgaatgttttttttttaatttaatgaaatgtcttttatttaatttttatttttaaaaggtatggcggtgaattcctacgtagaccaacgagccacgacatcgcgctattgtatcaggctcatgaggatAGGCATCACCTACCTGGCATGTTAGGgagtctggattgtacacacttcgtctggagaatgtgccccacagaattgcgtggacaatacatgagaggcgatcatcaatacccgacggttatgttagaagcggtagcgtctcaagatttgtggatttggcatgctttttgtgggccagcgggttcacaaaacgatatcaacgtgctgcaacaatctccgttatttcttGCTCAACGAAATGGAACGacgccaaattgtccatttcaagtgaacaaccatttatacaaacgcgggtattatcttactgatgggatctaccctacctggtccgtgtttgtgaagtcttttccatatccacACGACCCGAACGAAAAAaaattcaagaggcaacacgaggccgcaagaaaagatgtggaacgggcgtttggtgtgttaaagtcgaagtggggaatactaaatcgtccaatgcgttcgaaaacggtgaaaaaaataaggtccatcgtgtatacgtgccttattttacacaacatgattataaaagacgacggaagggcgatagcaccggttcatattcaagatcctccagtcgaacccgtcttcgatgatacagcctatacggagctcattgacgaagacacgcattggaggctaaaacacgatctcgttgagcatctcggaagtttagatttgcctcaccttgaagttgattcggacgaggagtagtttgtttttatatttttttaggttGAATGTATCTTTTTTTCTAgttcgaatgttttttttttaatttaatgaaatgtcttttatttaatttttatttttactaatctttttttaatttataaaacatgcattattttagaattaaaaaaaaaaaaaaacaactcacctaataggtgagtgccgccatcaaaacaaggtattaggggagtgtattaggggagttgacgtggcttgATCTGATTGGCTATGTGTAAGatgggggactcacctattaggtgagcaccccttacaccctaagagcattcacatcctaaccatcaaattatgtgaggaggggtttttatattataaaggatataaaaagtggttgtgagtagaggagagagaaaatgttactgttcatctgtatatttggggggacactgttcacctgttataattttttaatatattttgaaagtggttgtgagtggaagttagagaaaaatgtaatgataatattatttaattgaaaggagagagaaaaagtatttgtttttagtgcaaatatattgatataggagttgttttttagtgaaatgtatgtataatttgatggattggatgtgaatgctctaagaatAATATTTTCGGGTGacactttattaaaaaaaaataagtgtTTGGATTCTTTATGGCACGTGCGGGTCAGAAAATATACACGTGTAAACTTGCCATGTCAACAATCCAAGTGAAACCCTCAccaaccaatcaaaaccaacccTCAACCCCTATATAAACCAAACCCCCACCCATAAACTTCCACAACACAGTCACACACTCTCTCAACTCTCTACATTCAATCAACCCTAACAAAATGGCGCCAACAAAAGCCGAGAAGAAGCCATCATCATCAGCCGATAAGAAGCCAGCCAAAGCCGAGAAAAAGCTTCCAAAAGAAACCGCATCCGGAACcgataagaagaaaaagaagataaAAAAGAGCAGCGAAACCTACAAAATCTATCTCTTCAAGGTGTTGAAGCAAGTGCATCCTGATATCGGCATCTCAGGCAAAGCTATGGGGATCATGAACAGTTTCATCAACGATATATTCGAAAAACTCGCGCAGGAGTCGTCTCGGCTCGCGAGATACAACAAGAAGCCGACGATTACTTCTCGTGAGATTCAAACGGCGGTTAGGCTTGTGTTGCCTGGTGAATTGGCGAAACATGCTGTTTCTGAAGGTACGAAAGCGGTTACGAAGTTTACGAGTTCTTAGATCTGGATCTGTAGATCGGATGAGTGTTCGAATTGAAGTTTGATCGGTTCTGATGTTGAGTTTTTGAGTCGGTTATTCGTTTTTGTTACTCCAGATCTGGATCTCATATAATCAATGATACATTTTGTTTACTtttgatgttgaagatgatgagtGTTCGATTTGAATTTTGATCGGTTCTGATGCTGTGTTTTGAGTCGGTTATTTGTTTTGTTACTTCAGATCTGAATCTCATATAATCAGTGATACATTTTGTTTACGTTTAATCGAACgtgatgttgaagatgatgagtGTTTGATTTGATCGGTTTCGATTTTGAGATTTTCGTGACGGTTATTCGTTTTGTTACTTCAGATCTGAATCTCATATAATCAATGATATATTTTGTTTACTTTTAATCGAACGTGACGTTGAAGATGATGAGTGTTTTATTTGATCGGTTTTGATATTGAGATTTTCGTGGTTATTCGTTTTGTTACTTCAGATATGGATTTCATACAATCAACGATACATTTTACTTACTTTTTATCGACGTTTTCGTGTTTCTGAAGGTTAAATATGTTCTTGATCTAGATcggatgttgaagatgatgagtCTTTCATTTGATCGGTTCCAATTTGAGTGATCTTTTTAACGTTTAAACATATTTAAAATTATGTCACTTTGGATTGAATGATTCGTCCGTTCAACTTTTAGTCAGTTGGCTATTGTGATGAGTCTTTGATTGTTTATTGTGTGATTGGGTTTTAGGATTTCTGTGTTTACGAACAGGGCTGTAAACAAATCGAACGTCGTGAACTCTTTGGCAAGCTCTTAGTTTACGTTTGTTCATttaataaagagttaaatgtaaTTTAGTTCTTGTTGTCTAGGacattttgacagtttactccaaatgtttcatttttcgtttGTGGGTCAA contains the following coding sequences:
- the LOC110891196 gene encoding histone H2B.5-like, producing the protein MAPTKAEKKPSSSADKKPAKAEKKLPKETASGTDKKKKKIKKSSETYKIYLFKVLKQVHPDIGISGKAMGIMNSFINDIFEKLAQESSRLARYNKKPTITSREIQTAVRLVLPGELAKHAVSEGTKAVTKFTSS